In one Nicotiana tomentosiformis chromosome 6, ASM39032v3, whole genome shotgun sequence genomic region, the following are encoded:
- the LOC138893645 gene encoding uncharacterized protein — MTGLRQQIMGEAHYSHYSIHLGATEMHHDIRVIYWWDRMKKDIEEFVSQCPNCQQVKIEHQKPGGLLQAIEISTCKWETNGQAERTIQTLEDMLRACVMEFRGSWDDHLTLIDFSYNNNYHSSILMAPYKALYGWKCRSPIRWFEVGETKLVGPELVQQAVEKIKLIREKAISSSESSEVLHK; from the exons atgacAGGGTTACGCCAGCAgattatgggagaagctcactattctcattattctattcatctaggagCGACGGAGATGCATCATGATATTAGGgtaatatactggtgggacagaatgaagaaggatatagaaGAGTTTGTttctcagtgccctaattgtcaacaggttaagattgagcatcagaaaccaggtggattattgcaggctatagaaaTTTCAACTTgtaaatgggaa acaaacggtcaggctgaacgtactattcagacattagaggatatgctacgggcttgtgtaaTGGAATTCaggggtagttgggatgatcatcttaCACTTATTGATTTCTCATATAATAATAACTATCATTCAAGCATACTGATGGCTCCATATAAAGCACTTTATGGatggaagtgtaggtcacctatcagatggttcgaggttggggaaactaagctagtaggaccagagttggtacaacaggcagttgagaagattaagcttatacgggaaaaGGCTATTagtagctcagagtcgtcagaagtcctacacaaataa